The Pseudomonas azadiae genome contains a region encoding:
- the pgaC gene encoding poly-beta-1,6-N-acetyl-D-glucosamine synthase translates to MFDRILAICVLALVLGVPLGLIFLVTGQFLMDFVFFYPLFMSGLWIAGGLYFWLHWERHWPWEEDTPAPTLAGNPLISIIIPCYNEGDNVADTMEAALAQVYPNIEVIAVNDGSSDNTAAVLDALALQHPRLRVLHLAQNQGKAVALRMGAVAARSEYLVCIDGDALLDKNAAAYMVAPMLDNPRLGAVTGNPRIRTRSTLIGRVQVGEFSSIIGLIKRTQRVIGRIFTVSGVVVAFRKKALDRIDYWSTDMITEDIDVSWKLQLDHWSIFYEPRALCWILMPETVAGLWRQRLRWAQGGAEVLFKNIRGIWQWRHRYLWPLLFEYCLSTGWAFTFMLSVIFWGVGKFVPLPQAIAVDSLMPPAFTGLVLAMVCLLQFAVSILIDRRYEKDLWKTLFWTVWYPMVFWLVSLFTTLVSFPKVLFNQHQKRARWVSPDRGIKPLNEEARS, encoded by the coding sequence ATGTTCGACAGAATTCTGGCTATATGCGTGCTGGCACTGGTATTGGGCGTGCCCCTGGGCCTGATCTTCCTGGTCACCGGGCAGTTCCTGATGGACTTCGTCTTCTTCTACCCGCTGTTCATGTCGGGATTGTGGATCGCGGGCGGCTTGTACTTCTGGCTGCACTGGGAGCGCCACTGGCCCTGGGAAGAAGACACACCGGCGCCGACCCTGGCCGGCAACCCGCTGATCTCGATCATCATCCCTTGCTACAACGAAGGGGATAACGTCGCCGACACCATGGAAGCCGCGCTGGCCCAGGTGTACCCGAACATCGAAGTGATCGCGGTCAACGACGGTTCCTCCGATAATACGGCGGCCGTCCTCGATGCCCTGGCCTTGCAGCATCCGCGCTTGCGCGTGCTGCACCTGGCGCAGAACCAGGGCAAGGCGGTGGCCTTGCGCATGGGCGCCGTGGCCGCGCGCAGCGAATACCTGGTGTGCATTGACGGTGATGCGCTGCTGGATAAAAACGCCGCGGCCTATATGGTCGCGCCGATGCTCGACAACCCGCGCCTGGGCGCCGTCACCGGCAACCCACGCATCCGCACGCGCTCGACCCTGATCGGCCGGGTGCAGGTCGGCGAGTTCTCGTCGATCATTGGCTTGATCAAGCGCACTCAGCGGGTAATCGGTCGAATCTTCACAGTGTCCGGTGTGGTGGTGGCGTTCCGTAAAAAGGCGCTGGACCGCATCGACTACTGGAGCACCGACATGATCACCGAAGACATCGATGTCAGTTGGAAGCTGCAACTCGATCACTGGAGCATCTTCTACGAGCCGCGCGCCCTGTGCTGGATCCTCATGCCCGAAACCGTCGCAGGCCTGTGGCGCCAGCGTTTGCGCTGGGCCCAGGGCGGCGCCGAAGTGCTGTTCAAGAATATCCGCGGGATCTGGCAGTGGCGTCATCGCTACCTGTGGCCGCTCTTGTTCGAATACTGCCTGTCCACCGGCTGGGCCTTTACCTTCATGTTGTCGGTGATCTTCTGGGGCGTGGGCAAATTTGTCCCGCTGCCCCAAGCGATTGCCGTCGACTCGCTGATGCCGCCGGCCTTTACCGGGCTGGTATTGGCGATGGTCTGCCTGCTGCAGTTTGCGGTCAGCATCCTGATCGACCGCCGCTACGAGAAGGACCTGTGGAAAACCCTGTTCTGGACCGTGTGGTACCCGATGGTGTTCTGGCTGGTGAGCCTGTTTACCACCCTGGTCAGTTTTCCCAAGGTGTTGTTCAACCAACACCAGAAACGCGCACGCTGGGTCAGCCCGGATCGCGGAATCAAACCGCTCAATGAGGAGGCGCGATCATGA
- the pgaD gene encoding poly-beta-1,6-N-acetyl-D-glucosamine biosynthesis protein PgaD, protein MKLVRTRQRSVMWIIDVLLTLMAWSGLIWLLARGINSMLQTHGGPRFDAPIFAALNTLQIYLWIAVFNAAILISWARYQQRRGRKFAQRRAEAKALTDKNLSESFSLADGDLEQLRRPGVLVIHNDDEGGVAQVTSHVSRDVEKPGLTLVPGNAQNKDAS, encoded by the coding sequence ATGAAACTGGTCAGAACCCGCCAACGCTCCGTGATGTGGATCATCGATGTGCTGCTGACCCTGATGGCCTGGTCCGGCCTGATCTGGTTGCTGGCGCGTGGCATCAATTCAATGCTGCAAACCCATGGCGGCCCTCGCTTCGATGCGCCAATTTTTGCCGCCCTCAACACGCTGCAGATCTACCTGTGGATCGCCGTGTTCAACGCCGCCATCTTGATCAGCTGGGCGCGCTACCAGCAACGTCGCGGTCGCAAGTTTGCCCAGCGCCGCGCCGAGGCCAAGGCGCTCACCGACAAAAACCTGAGTGAGAGCTTCAGCCTTGCTGACGGTGACCTTGAGCAGTTGCGCCGACCGGGTGTGCTGGTGATCCACAACGATGACGAAGGCGGTGTGGCGCAAGTGACGTCCCATGTCTCGCGCGATGTGGAAAAACCGGGGCTCACCCTGGTGCCGGGCAACGCGCAGAACAAAGACGCCAGCTAA
- a CDS encoding ShlB/FhaC/HecB family hemolysin secretion/activation protein: protein MSLLLPRTRYLLCTILLAYVGLNSATAAPTPGDQDLIRDRQNRLLEEQQRRLQELQDLPGKQAKPEAPATPADTRCFPIKDIELKGADSLSAADRAQLLKPYIGQCLGVAQLNELLKVITDHYLAKGRVTSRAYLPQQDLSTGHLQVLVVEGKLEALKRAEGSTVTDRELAMAFPGKVGEALNLREIEQLVDQLNRLPSKQAQMELTPGTQIGGSEVRVKNAPQKPWRASLSRNNDGQKSTGEQQWGAGLEWDSPLGLGDQLMLRGGHDAVSDHQKTSKNSMLYYNVPWGWWNFSYTYSESDYRTYGQTDSTKFKLNGDNENHQLRAERVIHRDDVSKTSVNVGLAHLRTNNYVLDVRTAPSSNRLSELQLGINHGRRIGNAFINLDLGMQNGIGLLDAQSQDERDALGRRQPNSRYRKYTATVSYLQPFSLWGESFSFSSLATGQRSEDVLFSPQRMSLGGSASVRGFKDQQLTGDSGGYWRNEVRWARPVTLDWMRPAFAEYGASVGYDQGVISNDRYNGNVHGRVSSNSLELFARGKHVSTSVTFAHSLERPSVLTEREAPVYLRMDFFL, encoded by the coding sequence ATGTCTTTGTTATTGCCACGGACTCGGTACCTGCTGTGCACCATCCTGCTCGCTTACGTGGGCCTGAACAGCGCAACGGCCGCCCCTACGCCCGGCGATCAGGACCTGATTCGCGACCGCCAGAACCGCCTGCTTGAAGAACAGCAGCGGCGCCTGCAGGAGCTTCAGGACTTGCCCGGCAAACAGGCCAAGCCCGAGGCCCCGGCCACGCCTGCGGACACCCGTTGCTTCCCGATCAAGGACATCGAACTCAAGGGCGCCGACAGCCTGTCCGCCGCCGACCGCGCGCAGCTGCTCAAGCCCTATATCGGCCAGTGCCTGGGCGTGGCGCAGCTCAACGAACTGCTCAAGGTCATCACCGACCATTACCTCGCCAAAGGCCGCGTCACCAGCCGTGCCTATTTGCCGCAGCAAGACCTCTCGACCGGCCACCTGCAAGTACTGGTGGTCGAAGGCAAGCTCGAAGCCCTGAAACGTGCCGAAGGCAGCACCGTAACCGACCGCGAACTGGCCATGGCCTTTCCCGGCAAGGTCGGCGAAGCGCTCAACCTGCGCGAGATCGAACAATTGGTGGACCAGCTCAACCGCCTGCCCTCCAAGCAGGCGCAAATGGAACTGACCCCCGGCACCCAGATCGGCGGCAGTGAAGTACGGGTCAAGAACGCCCCGCAAAAACCCTGGCGCGCCAGCCTCTCGCGCAACAACGACGGCCAGAAAAGCACCGGCGAACAGCAATGGGGCGCGGGCCTGGAATGGGACAGCCCGCTGGGGCTGGGCGACCAACTGATGCTGCGCGGCGGCCACGACGCCGTCAGCGATCACCAGAAAACCTCGAAAAACAGCATGCTTTACTACAACGTGCCGTGGGGTTGGTGGAACTTCAGCTACACCTACAGCGAGAGCGACTACCGCACGTACGGCCAAACCGACAGCACTAAATTCAAGCTCAATGGCGACAACGAGAACCACCAGCTGCGCGCCGAGCGGGTGATTCACCGCGACGACGTGAGCAAGACCTCGGTCAACGTCGGCCTGGCGCACCTGCGCACCAACAACTACGTGCTCGACGTGCGCACCGCGCCGAGCAGTAACCGCCTCAGCGAACTGCAACTGGGCATCAACCACGGTCGGCGCATCGGCAATGCCTTCATCAACCTCGACCTGGGCATGCAAAACGGCATTGGCTTGCTCGACGCCCAATCCCAGGACGAGCGTGACGCGCTGGGTCGTCGGCAGCCCAATTCGCGCTACCGCAAATACACCGCCACCGTCAGCTACCTGCAGCCGTTCAGCCTGTGGGGCGAGTCGTTCAGCTTCAGCAGCCTGGCGACCGGCCAACGCAGTGAAGACGTCCTGTTCAGCCCCCAGCGCATGAGCCTGGGTGGCTCGGCCTCGGTGCGTGGGTTCAAGGACCAGCAACTGACCGGCGACAGCGGCGGCTACTGGCGCAACGAAGTGCGCTGGGCCCGCCCGGTGACGCTCGACTGGATGCGCCCGGCGTTCGCCGAATACGGCGCCAGCGTCGGCTACGACCAGGGTGTGATCAGCAACGATCGCTACAACGGCAACGTCCATGGCCGAGTGTCCAGCAACTCCCTGGAGCTGTTCGCCCGTGGCAAACATGTCAGCACCAGCGTGACCTTTGCCCATTCGTTAGAAAGACCCAGCGTGTTGACCGAGCGCGAAGCGCCGGTCTACTTGCGCATGGATTTCTTCCTGTAA